ATTTCTTCACCGTCCAAATAAGACaaatctaattcttcttccatctatatttacttaaacaaatatacatactataattaaaaccaggcattcatatattcattaaacataattcatatatacattaatacattcatatattcattaaagttaaagaaaaataaataacgtAACACAAGCTCATTCatagatttattaaaaattaaaattgtctaACACTTACCTGTTGAAGACTTATGAAGATTTCAAGTAAGATGAAGCTAAAAATTAGCACTGGACCACAAACCAATGTCACTCACAAATTGTCCAAGAATGTGCATTGGAACCGATTATATTAAGTATGTGCATTGGAATTACTTTCAGTTACAGGAGAATTTCAGAGAAATTGCATTCCATCCCTCCAAATCTCATCACATTCGCAGGTGAGTGAATAGTAGAGGGATCTCGCATTTCACTTCAACTGATCGTGTAACAATTTAAATTCATCGCTCGCTAATTAGCATAAACAATGTAATAACTCCAAGTGAACACTACGTTAGACTCTTACAACTCCATATTTTCCTCTACGATTCCAATATCAATAGAGTCATGATATCTCTTTCATGATCCTTAATACATTACCTACTTTTAAACACAAATTTTCTTTCCTCTATGTTGTATGACAACCATAATATCATACActttcattcatatattttatataaattcaattattaattttattcattcttcttttaacatatttaataacatCCAATCCAATATGTAAtcaataagataataatatgacgaaagaaaaacaaattttaacatttataaatatttgaaaacatgtttttctatgtttagaaaatactttttttctcaACTAACACATGATTTGCTCAATGAATTAAGCACATTATAATTCACACAACCACCATTTTGCTCAACTAACCAAAGGTGTTATTAGTGTGCTAAAAAAATTTTAGTCCCCTCCCAGTGCTCAACGAATTAAGCACATTCATCATTCACAAATACTCTTCATTTTCTATGCAACTAACCCTCAATGCATTCATCAAGTAAAATCCAAACTTTAGTTTATTTTCACACAAAGAAACTATTACCTTTAATAAATGAGTGCAATGCAAACACAGTTTAACacataataatgataaaaccTGAATGATATCACACATTTTATCACATGATAATGCAATGACCACACAATTCAACACAAACATTTGATCTAGTTAACTTCTCTTGTTTGATTTTAACGAGTTATCATTTCGTTCCTCTCTTGAAATCTATCTCCAACATTATCTTAAGAATGCAACTCTTTCCCTAATTTCCTctcactttatttatttataatcataacTTGCAAACTGATAACCTATAGAGGCTCTTacgaaaattttggagataaaaTATTGACAACTACCTCAAAGATAATTTTCGTGTGATAAAATAAGTGTTTAACCTCTCtatctgttaaaaaaaatgtttgaaatgaaataaaaccgcttaaattaaataattaataatttaaatactaaaaattatatcatgTACCCGTGCTCTTCTTAACATAGCTTTCTTAGGCTAAACAATCGAACATcgttaagaaataattttttaagattaaaaagatatcataataaattaagagaaataccacaacaattgaattaaaatttataattataaagtagTTTTAAATATCAGCATAAATTAGATGTATGAAATTGATGTGTATGATAAAAGAATATActtgttttatttcttaacaattcaacataatttaataatcaGAGACAAATAATcctttaatattgaaaatatatgatgatggatatttcaattaaaaacttagaattgaaaaattacttttatgcATTACTATAGCAcctcttatattatttttgtattatacacataagtgtgttttaaaaatattattatttcttctaaattaaaaaagaaaaagagaaaagagagagagagagagagagaggctACTCTTGTATCGTGAATGTCTGTCAATTCGTCCATCTTCACGGCTTTGCTTATTTATATAACCAgcgtcttcttcttccttgcaaatacaaaattttaatataccaTCAGTCCCAAACCAAAACCAACTTCAATCAGTTTCGAGAGTCTGAACTCAACAAAACCTAATACTTCATATTCAACATATGGATTCCCCAACCCTTCTCTTCCCCCAACCCGATCTCTATTTACAGACTCACGCTGGCAACCGCATTCCAGTGCACGCTACCATTCTGGTACATcgctttcttctttctttaattcGTAATTTCGCTTCTCACTctcttcaaatttaatttaatttaatttaatttatcctCCAGGCTTCTGCATCCCCGGTTCTACAAAACGTGATAAAGTCCTCCAACCGAATAGTCAAAATCCACGGCGTTCCAGACGCTGCCGTCACGGCTTTCGTAGCGTTCCTCTACTATGCCAGGTTCCTAGTTAGTTATGATAGTAATACGAAAGTTGAGGTGGTAAGTTAGTTATAATTAATTGCTGACGAGGAATGATAGGATGCGTGCAGGTGCACGGAGGAGGATATGGATAAGTACGGAATGCACCTTCTGGTACTGTCGCACGTGTACACGGTGAAGCATCTGAAACAGCGGTGCATCAAGGGACTGGGCGACCGCGTCAGTACGGAGAACGTAGTGGACGTGTTGCAGCTGTCGCGGCTCTGCGACGCGCCGGATCTCTACCTCAAGTGTGCCAGGCACCTCACGAACCGTTTCAAAGCGGTGAAGGAAACCGAGGGATGGAGATTCCTGCAGAACCACGACCCCTGCCTAGAGCTTGAGATTCTCTGTTTCATGGAAGAACATGAAAAGGTAATGGTAACGATCACTTATCGATGTGATGTGAAATCTGGAAGAAGAATCAGTGTAGTGGTTAATTGGTTGTGTTTTTGTGAACAGAGGAAGAGGAAGGCGAGGAAGAGGAGGGAGGATGGTAGGTTATTCACGGAATTGAGCGAAGCGATGGTATGTCTGGAGCACATATGCACGGAGGGATGCACGGAGGTGTGGCCGTTTGATGTGGAGGTCAGGCGAGAGAGAGAACCGTGTTCAATGTTCGGCACGTGTCAGGGTATGCAAAATTTGATTCGACACTTCGCCACCTGCGAGAGCGTTAAGGGACGGTGTTTACGGTGTAAGCGTATGTGGCAACTCTTCAGACTTCATTCCTCTATTTGCCTGCAACACGATACCTGCAAGGTTCCTCTGTGCAGGTCAACATCCTCTctcttttacttcttttatgtttttcataatCTGTATTCTCATATAAaccattaatttattatttaatcaaataatattaacaacagcgacaataataatttaactcTGAATATTCTTTCTCCATCACCACGAGCGCCAAATAGGTTTGTGGCGTGagttttttttgtcattatattCTTTGtcaagaataaatataaatttcgtaatttgaaaaagtttattaCGATAGATGATATGACAATAGGAAGAAAGAGACAAAAgcgaaaaaataaatatgaaatagcTGTTTGTGATATATGAGTATCTATATAAATTAGTAAGATCAAAGATACATGGATATTCTCTACTGTTGGACACtttggaagagaaagaaagaagcgGCACGATGATATGTGGTATTGTCTTATAAGAGTAAAAAAGAGATGGAGTAACAATGAAGGTTGAATAGGTAGGTGTTTGTGATACATGAGTGTCTACATTTCTATGTACTTTTGGTTAAGATAAAGAATAATGGATTCGAAATGCTATTTGAAGCCTGGTGACAGAGAGATATGCAAATAAGATTGGTGATACaaagttgataaaaataaaagtaaaaattaggtGCCAAATAAGTGTTGACGTATGGATGATTTGTAAATGATTGTCCTTTTGGGTAACTACGCAAAATCCTTATTGTAAATGGTTGTCCTTTTGGTAACTAAGTAAAATTCTTAGTTGTGCCCGAGTCATATTATAGCTATATTAGGTGGTAGCTGCTTTGGCTTTACTTTGCTGTTTCATGGTACACAaacattccattttttttttctcactcccaacatcaataaaataacactttttctttttaaaatgtaaaaaagtttAAGATGAATCAACTAAAAGAaatcacaaatattttttttttattaagtattagAAATATGTAGGAAAAGCAATGTATACATGTATAGCTTTATTTATTggtgaaaaagtttttttaacaactctatttttataattttttgacaatgcatatgataatttgtgattggtttgtttcaaatattttacaaaaagaaaaaatcaaacagatcattttataaaataatgagatgtatcttgttaaaaaatttattaagatatCATAATCCCATaagttataaagaaatttaaattgtcttcttagagaatatatatatatatatatatatatatatatatatatatatatatatatatatatattttgacgtAAAAACTTATATAGAAAtcacattaattaataataaaaaaaatttaaaatatataaatagacatGAAGTTTACTTTAGCACTATTTTTGTACCTTATCTTTACATCAATATATAAAGTTAATGAGGTAGGCATGGCTGTTGTCCTGTTTTCACAGACGACCAAATCCCTGACGCAACTCATAGGACGTACAGGGCCAACGCCTAAAGTTATTATTACATATTACATATTAGACCTAACTTCAAGTTGGGTAGCATGGGTCGGGAACAAGCCAAACATGCCTGCTTCGTTGAGAGTGAGAGGTTCCCTCCTCAAGGATTATAATTATGACCCTAGTGGATGATATACAacatatttcattaattatcaattaaaaaaacaaagcaaTAATGGAACAACAAATTGGTCTTTATCTATCAACTAGACTAGTGGATTAAACCGGCCAGACAATTTACTATGCCAATTAATAAGTTGGCACTGATCTTACACATCATGTTTTGTAAGTTGTAGCATGCGATCACCGTATAATTCAACATCTATACTATAGTGACGTTATCTTGTCACGTTCTTGTTTGTtttaaggacaatgatattttgacaactcttttttaacaacattttgacaacaggtacgtattattattttactgatttgtttaaatttatgtttaaaaaaatatttgaaacggacgaATTATAGACTATCACGtatatgttgtcaaaaaattgttaaaaaaaagttgttaaaaacactttttctttattttaatctttgtttaTCTTGCTTTAAGTCTTgtatagtattattttattgataggGGTTAACATTGTTGTTTTGACTTAATAATGTGGCAGTCAAATCAGATTAAAAatggagaaagagaagaggaaaggtgACGCAAGGTGGGAACTACTAGTGAGGAAGGTGGCCTCGGTCAAAGCCATGTCTTCCTTGGCACTGCCAAAGAGGAAGATGGTTGAGGAAATTAGACGAAAGGTACCATAAAAATACCTGCAATCCTAAGTTTCACGTGAGGACCCTATATACTGCCCTGTTTCTGTAGTCCCGTGTactataaaatagtataaaaaagagttagattttaacatttaaaagatcgtaatatttaaaaattttacttataCAGTTTAAGAAAATGCtaataaaagaattttgtttAAGATCTACCAGTAATACAGTCATACCAAATTTTCTCCAAGACCCATAAACTAACTTAAACGACTAGCGAAATGTAATCAAAATGAACACGTCTGTAcctttaaaaatcataaactcctagcataaatgttattttttatctgCTTAAGAAGTAAAATTTAAGAGACTTaactaattttctttctttttctacttcaaaaaaattaaattgcccttttttattttgtattcttttcCTATTTC
This DNA window, taken from Vigna radiata var. radiata cultivar VC1973A chromosome 5, Vradiata_ver6, whole genome shotgun sequence, encodes the following:
- the LOC106761710 gene encoding BTB/POZ and TAZ domain-containing protein 1 isoform X1 encodes the protein MDSPTLLFPQPDLYLQTHAGNRIPVHATILASASPVLQNVIKSSNRIVKIHGVPDAAVTAFVAFLYYARCTEEDMDKYGMHLLVLSHVYTVKHLKQRCIKGLGDRVSTENVVDVLQLSRLCDAPDLYLKCARHLTNRFKAVKETEGWRFLQNHDPCLELEILCFMEEHEKRKRKARKRREDGRLFTELSEAMVCLEHICTEGCTEVWPFDVEVRREREPCSMFGTCQGMQNLIRHFATCESVKGRCLRCKRMWQLFRLHSSICLQHDTCKVPLCSQIRLKMEKEKRKGDARWELLVRKVASVKAMSSLALPKRKMVEEIRRKVP
- the LOC106761710 gene encoding BTB/POZ and TAZ domain-containing protein 1 isoform X2, with translation MDKYGMHLLVLSHVYTVKHLKQRCIKGLGDRVSTENVVDVLQLSRLCDAPDLYLKCARHLTNRFKAVKETEGWRFLQNHDPCLELEILCFMEEHEKRKRKARKRREDGRLFTELSEAMVCLEHICTEGCTEVWPFDVEVRREREPCSMFGTCQGMQNLIRHFATCESVKGRCLRCKRMWQLFRLHSSICLQHDTCKVPLCSQIRLKMEKEKRKGDARWELLVRKVASVKAMSSLALPKRKMVEEIRRKVP